A genome region from Vespa velutina chromosome 18, iVesVel2.1, whole genome shotgun sequence includes the following:
- the LOC124955541 gene encoding histone-lysine N-methyltransferase SETMAR-like, translated as MASQIPEEHIRHYMLFEFRKGSNATVATTNICDVYSSALDVRRPTTLDNDMLWAEVEANSCQTIEKLSNTLNQPWSTIQEHLQQIRKISRAGVWVHHNLAEENKANRSITCNVLLQRHHTEPQWLSPNELPRSTAKPGLHPKKALLCVWWSIRGIVHFEVLKPGQTVNADLYCKQLDRVNQSLIEKPHCARQTLEKINELGWEVLPHPTYSPDITPSDLHLFRSLQHFLSGKKFENLDNVQNAISRIFVKTESSNKPRVPLTSGEYDRCASTSHPNCNNF; from the exons ATGGCCAGCCAAATACCAGAAGAGCATATCCGGCATTATATGCTTTTTGAGTTTCGCAAGGGTAGTAACGCAACAGTTGCGACCACAAACATTTGCGATGTTTATTCAAGTGCATTAGACGTTC GAAGACCAACAACATTAGACAACGACATGTTATGGGCAGAAGTGGAAGCAAATTCATGTCAGACAATCGAGAAACTCTCAAACACCCTTAACCAACCTTGGTCGACCATCCAAGAACATTTGCAGcagattagaaaaataagcAGAGCAGGTGTTTGGGTCCACCATAATCTGGCCGAAGAGAACAAAGCCAATCGATCCATCACATGCAACGTATTGCTTCAACGACACCATACAGAACC GCAGTGGCTCTCTCCAAATGAATTACCACGAAGTACTGCGAAGCCGGGTTTACATCCCAAAAAGGCGCTTCTATGTGTTTGGTGGAGTATACGCGGAATTGTTCATTTTGAAGTGCTGAAACCTGGACAAACTGTTAATGCAGATCTTTATTGTAAACAATTGGATCGAGTGAACCAATCTTTAATCGAAAA ACCACACTGTGCAAGACAAACCttggaaaaaattaatgaattggGGTGGGAGGTACTGCCTCACCCAACATACTCACCCGATATCACACCTTCAGATTTACATTTATTCCGATCGCTACAACATTTTCTTAGTggcaaaaaatttgaaaatttggaTAATGTCCAAAATGCCATCTCGAG AATTTTTGTAAAGACCGAATCAAGTAATAAACCGAGGGTACCACTCACATCTGGCGAATATGATAGGTGTGCTAGCACATCCCATCCAAACTGTAATAACTTTTGA